From the genome of Rhodothermales bacterium, one region includes:
- a CDS encoding DUF4097 family beta strand repeat-containing protein: MSRSIPLSKNESQALHKVFDVASSGRLFISVPGADIQLASSDANRVEIDVFVSAPTENEALSFTDRVKLRVRAVDKQTVRVESKSIYQDGFFGWNTSEVARMRMEIKVPRTFNIDIQAAGCDIELDNLKGQLALQVSGSTLKASRLHGKLELFSYGSVADIDGFDGSKLTITASGGRLDARRLKAPQIAISASGTETTLADLEGATDLIFHSGFADVRGVKGPLDARTSACACTLHLANVEDTQLEVSGGELALHLAKKAAARVLLEGRTLIFDDAFAFAGEREAERIDGHLNEGKNWLRAFVASGAIRCVAA; the protein is encoded by the coding sequence ATGTCGAGAAGCATACCTCTTTCGAAGAACGAGTCGCAGGCCTTGCACAAGGTCTTCGACGTGGCGTCCTCCGGTCGCCTCTTTATCAGCGTTCCTGGCGCCGACATCCAACTCGCTTCCTCCGATGCGAACCGCGTCGAAATTGACGTCTTCGTATCCGCCCCCACCGAAAACGAAGCCCTGAGTTTTACGGACCGGGTCAAGCTGCGCGTCCGCGCCGTCGACAAGCAGACGGTGCGTGTGGAATCCAAATCCATCTACCAGGACGGCTTTTTTGGCTGGAATACCAGCGAAGTGGCCCGTATGCGGATGGAGATCAAGGTCCCGCGCACGTTCAACATCGACATCCAGGCGGCCGGATGCGACATCGAACTGGATAACCTGAAGGGTCAGCTCGCGCTGCAGGTCTCCGGCAGCACCCTCAAGGCGTCCCGCCTCCACGGCAAACTCGAACTCTTCAGCTACGGCAGCGTGGCCGACATCGACGGCTTCGATGGCTCCAAGCTGACGATCACCGCCTCCGGCGGTCGCCTCGACGCCCGCCGGCTCAAGGCGCCGCAGATCGCCATCTCGGCGTCGGGCACGGAAACGACGCTGGCCGACCTCGAGGGCGCCACCGACCTCATCTTCCACAGCGGCTTCGCCGACGTCCGCGGCGTCAAGGGCCCCCTGGATGCCCGCACCAGCGCCTGCGCGTGCACGCTGCACCTGGCCAACGTCGAAGACACCCAGCTCGAAGTATCGGGCGGCGAACTGGCGCTGCATCTCGCGAAAAAGGCCGCCGCGCGCGTCCTCCTCGAAGGCCGCACCCTGATCTTCGACGACGCCTTCGCCTTCGCCGGCGAGCGCGAGGCCGAACGGATCGACGGACACCTCAACGAAGGCAAAAACTGGCTCCGCGCGTTCGTGGCCTCCGGCGCCATCCGCTGCGTCGCCGCCTGA
- a CDS encoding ABC transporter permease — translation MKATGYLNLVGVLILLVAVFGLATDHFFTLRTAQTIANQLPALIVVAVGMTFVLAIAGIDLSVGSVLALGSSVLGVLLVDAGMPLGLGVALTLLTGLLCGFASGMISVRWSIPSFIVTLGMLEMARGGAYLVTGSQTKYIGGAVSVIGEPLGVIGLSPAFLVALLVAAGGHIVLTRTVFGRYVLATGGNSEAARLAGVDVRRIEVAVFMLAGALSGLGGVFQTAYLGSADPNAGTGMELAAIAAVVIGGTSLMGGRASVMNSFLGVLIIAVLQSGLAQLGTSDPAKRVITGAVIVVAVVIDRYRQRIESRRKPASPA, via the coding sequence ATGAAAGCTACCGGCTACCTGAACCTTGTTGGCGTGCTGATCCTGCTGGTGGCGGTCTTCGGGTTGGCCACGGATCACTTCTTTACCCTTCGCACGGCGCAGACCATCGCCAATCAGCTGCCGGCGCTGATCGTGGTGGCGGTGGGGATGACCTTCGTGCTGGCGATCGCCGGCATCGACCTGTCGGTCGGCTCCGTGCTCGCGCTGGGCAGCAGCGTCCTGGGCGTATTGCTCGTCGACGCCGGGATGCCGCTCGGGCTGGGCGTTGCGCTGACGCTGTTAACCGGGCTGCTGTGCGGATTCGCTTCCGGGATGATCAGCGTGCGGTGGTCGATCCCGTCGTTCATCGTGACCCTCGGCATGCTGGAAATGGCGCGCGGCGGCGCCTACCTCGTGACGGGGTCGCAAACGAAATACATCGGAGGGGCGGTGTCCGTCATCGGCGAGCCGCTCGGCGTGATCGGGCTGAGTCCGGCCTTTCTCGTGGCGCTGCTGGTGGCAGCGGGCGGGCACATCGTGCTCACGCGCACCGTGTTCGGTCGGTACGTGCTGGCGACGGGCGGCAACAGCGAGGCGGCCCGGCTCGCCGGCGTCGATGTCCGGCGGATCGAGGTCGCCGTGTTCATGCTGGCCGGCGCGCTCAGCGGCCTCGGCGGGGTCTTTCAAACCGCGTACCTGGGTTCGGCCGACCCGAACGCCGGCACGGGGATGGAACTGGCGGCCATCGCGGCCGTCGTCATCGGCGGGACCAGCCTGATGGGCGGGCGCGCCTCGGTGATGAACAGCTTTCTGGGCGTGCTCATCATTGCGGTTTTGCAAAGCGGTCTGGCCCAGCTGGGCACCAGCGACCCGGCGAAGCGGGTGATCACGGGCGCGGTCATCGTGGTCGCCGTCGTCATCGACCGGTATCGCCAGCGCATCGAGTCGCGTCGAAAACCGGCTTCTCCGGCCTGA
- the alaS gene encoding alanine--tRNA ligase: MPVTYTSEQIREAFFTFFARHGHEIVPSDSLVPKNDPTLMFTNAGMNQFKDVFLGTGDRPYKRAADTQKVLRVSGKHNDLEEVGYDTYHHTFFEMLGNWSFGDYFKKEAVRWAWELLVGEWGLEADRLYATVHGGDDRLGLAPDEEAAAVWRTETSIDPDHILFCGSKDNFWMMGDTGPCGPCSEVHIDLRPDAERAKIPGKTLVNADDPRVMEIWNLVFIQYNAQTDGSLQPLPAKHVDTGMGFERVVAVMQGKQSTYDTDLFAPLLAHVARLSPIEAIKGYDQIEGVDEAQRERYRIAMRVVVDHIRTCAFAIADGVSPGNAGRGYVIRRILRRAVRYGYQTLGLREPFLHALVTTLIGKMGAAFPELRDQQDYIERVIRAEEESFLETLGTGLVFFERLMPYIEGFAAGRAESEKKRLLADHSTLDLLGKGYDVQDRDTMVDRFAEVAGKGLLPGEIAFLLHDTYGFPIDLTELMLREVGHGVDMTRYQALMTVQKDRARAATSFKVDQSKADVWQLVGESVEESFTGYDTLEEAGARVTAYRTVTAGDVEQHQVVLDRTPFYAESGGQIGDTGTLVLDGDTVQVLDTQKLLGRVVHIVDRLPDDLTAEVRAMVDADRREEIKKHHSATHLLHAALREELGAHVAQKGSLVAPDRLRFDFSHYERVTPEQLRRVEARVNAMIQRNIPRREERSVPVDEALSRGAMALFGEKYGDFVRMITFDPAYSIELCGGTHVDATGELGVFRFVSEGSVAAGVRRVEAVVGKAALDYIEARFSELDRVRGLFKVPGESVDEAVAALQAEQRRLEKELEQVNQQQLAGRLDAFIGSARQVGAARLVTGRVDNVDMEALRTLGQTLRDRLEGGSVAVLGGVDPAGDKAYLVATVSDDLLASTKVKAGALVGALAQKVGGGGGGKPQLATAGGRHPEKLDEALASVADVLAGML, translated from the coding sequence ATGCCGGTCACCTACACCTCGGAGCAGATCCGCGAAGCCTTCTTTACGTTTTTCGCCAGACACGGGCACGAAATCGTCCCCAGCGATTCGCTCGTCCCGAAAAACGATCCGACGTTGATGTTTACCAACGCCGGCATGAACCAGTTCAAGGACGTCTTTCTGGGCACCGGCGACCGCCCCTACAAACGCGCCGCCGACACGCAGAAGGTGCTGCGCGTTTCCGGCAAGCACAACGACCTCGAGGAGGTAGGGTACGATACCTACCATCATACCTTCTTCGAAATGCTGGGCAACTGGAGCTTCGGCGACTACTTCAAGAAGGAGGCCGTGCGATGGGCCTGGGAGCTGCTTGTCGGCGAATGGGGGCTGGAAGCGGACCGGCTCTATGCGACGGTACATGGCGGCGACGACCGGCTCGGGCTGGCGCCGGATGAAGAGGCCGCCGCGGTGTGGCGTACGGAAACGAGCATCGATCCCGATCACATCCTGTTCTGCGGGTCCAAGGATAATTTCTGGATGATGGGGGATACCGGTCCGTGCGGCCCCTGCTCCGAAGTGCATATCGACCTGCGACCGGACGCCGAGCGGGCGAAGATCCCCGGCAAGACGCTCGTCAATGCGGACGACCCCCGCGTGATGGAGATCTGGAACCTCGTGTTCATCCAGTACAACGCGCAGACGGACGGCTCGCTGCAGCCGCTGCCGGCGAAACACGTGGACACCGGGATGGGCTTCGAGCGCGTCGTCGCGGTGATGCAGGGCAAGCAGAGCACGTACGACACCGACCTCTTCGCGCCCCTGCTGGCGCACGTGGCCCGGCTGAGCCCGATCGAGGCCATCAAGGGCTACGATCAGATCGAGGGCGTCGATGAGGCCCAGCGCGAACGGTACCGGATCGCGATGCGCGTCGTGGTGGACCACATCCGCACCTGCGCGTTCGCCATTGCCGACGGCGTCTCGCCGGGCAACGCCGGCCGCGGCTATGTCATCCGCCGCATCCTGCGGCGCGCCGTGCGGTACGGCTACCAGACCCTCGGTCTACGCGAGCCCTTCCTCCACGCGCTGGTAACGACGCTCATCGGCAAGATGGGGGCGGCGTTTCCGGAGCTGCGCGACCAGCAGGATTACATCGAGCGCGTGATCCGGGCCGAAGAGGAGAGCTTCCTCGAGACACTCGGCACCGGGCTCGTCTTCTTCGAGCGGCTGATGCCGTACATCGAAGGCTTCGCCGCCGGCCGCGCCGAGAGCGAGAAGAAGCGCCTGCTCGCGGATCACAGCACGCTGGATCTGCTGGGCAAGGGGTACGACGTGCAGGACCGGGATACGATGGTCGATCGGTTCGCCGAGGTGGCCGGCAAAGGGCTCCTGCCCGGCGAGATCGCGTTTCTCCTGCACGACACCTACGGATTCCCGATCGATCTCACGGAGCTGATGCTCCGGGAAGTCGGCCACGGCGTCGATATGACGCGGTACCAGGCGCTGATGACGGTCCAGAAAGATCGCGCCCGCGCCGCCACCTCGTTCAAGGTCGACCAGAGCAAGGCGGACGTCTGGCAGCTGGTGGGCGAGAGCGTGGAGGAGTCGTTCACCGGATACGACACGCTCGAGGAAGCCGGCGCGCGCGTCACGGCGTACCGGACGGTGACCGCCGGCGACGTCGAACAGCACCAGGTGGTGCTCGACCGCACCCCGTTTTATGCCGAAAGCGGCGGACAGATCGGCGACACCGGCACGCTCGTGCTGGATGGCGACACCGTGCAGGTGCTCGACACCCAGAAGCTCCTGGGACGCGTCGTGCATATTGTCGACCGTCTCCCGGACGATCTGACGGCCGAGGTGCGTGCGATGGTGGACGCCGATCGACGGGAAGAGATCAAGAAGCATCACAGCGCGACCCACCTGCTGCACGCCGCCCTCCGGGAGGAGCTGGGCGCCCACGTCGCCCAGAAGGGGTCGCTCGTAGCGCCGGATCGGCTGCGGTTCGACTTCAGCCACTACGAGCGCGTCACGCCGGAGCAGTTGCGCCGCGTCGAGGCGCGCGTCAACGCGATGATCCAGCGGAACATCCCGCGCAGGGAAGAACGCAGCGTGCCGGTGGACGAGGCGCTCTCGCGGGGCGCGATGGCCCTCTTCGGCGAGAAGTACGGCGATTTCGTGCGGATGATCACGTTCGATCCGGCCTATTCGATTGAGCTGTGCGGCGGAACGCACGTCGACGCCACCGGCGAACTGGGGGTCTTCCGTTTCGTGAGCGAGGGCTCCGTCGCCGCCGGCGTGCGGCGCGTCGAGGCCGTCGTGGGCAAGGCCGCGCTGGACTACATCGAGGCGCGTTTTAGCGAGCTGGACCGGGTGCGCGGGCTCTTCAAGGTGCCCGGCGAATCGGTCGACGAAGCCGTGGCTGCCCTGCAGGCGGAGCAACGACGCCTCGAGAAAGAACTGGAGCAGGTCAATCAGCAGCAGCTGGCCGGCCGGCTCGATGCGTTTATCGGCTCGGCGCGGCAGGTGGGCGCCGCCCGTCTCGTCACGGGCCGCGTCGATAACGTGGATATGGAGGCGCTGCGGACGCTGGGGCAGACCCTGCGCGATCGTCTCGAGGGCGGCAGCGTTGCCGTGCTGGGCGGCGTGGATCCGGCCGGCGACAAGGCGTATCTCGTCGCCACCGTCAGCGACGACCTGCTCGCCAGCACGAAGGTGAAGGCCGGCGCGCTCGTGGGCGCCCTCGCCCAGAAAGTCGGCGGCGGCGGCGGCGGGAAGCCGCAACTCGCCACGGCCGGCGGGCGGCATCCGGAGAAGCTGGACGAGGCGCTGGCGTCCGTCGCGGACGTGCTGGCGGGGATGCTCTGA
- a CDS encoding transglutaminase-like cysteine peptidase, translating to MPPSWTGLMALFLLVNTAVAQPESTEPHRVLSVAQFNALFRDLDLNEAMQQGYAITDREFTQLRHAWKSLSESARAYLLDSANGWTDFASMLLMDLYLETSWPDHVRKAHAYGARGISLTVSTHGHVITVKQARATLVDLLDEVPLIQVDGALATAPPIRAKILERAGRKAVQRMDEWVSMLNAHRQDDAWAGLNAVVEFFGRHIVQTPDAGENGANDYWQSPLETLVRGRGDCDDFAMAHYITLRLLGTPANRLRIAVVDHPTYGLHGVVFYYAPGDSDPWVLDNLDSDRLGGGLGRVQRLSVRMRADNIQPLWGMNEDRVSEFGENLHEVVSDQAPRTLVPAFARAMANARSLLLDEEAPFEQPVATLFE from the coding sequence ATGCCCCCAAGTTGGACAGGCCTGATGGCCCTCTTCCTGCTGGTAAACACGGCCGTCGCACAACCCGAATCCACCGAGCCGCACCGCGTGCTGAGCGTGGCGCAATTTAACGCGTTATTCCGCGACCTGGATTTGAACGAGGCCATGCAGCAAGGATACGCCATCACGGACCGCGAATTCACACAGTTGCGCCACGCCTGGAAAAGCCTCTCCGAATCCGCCCGGGCCTATCTCCTGGACAGCGCGAACGGGTGGACCGACTTTGCATCGATGTTGTTGATGGATCTCTATCTGGAGACATCCTGGCCAGACCACGTCCGCAAGGCACACGCCTACGGGGCCCGCGGGATTTCGCTCACCGTCAGCACGCATGGGCATGTGATCACGGTAAAACAGGCGCGCGCCACGCTCGTCGATCTGCTCGACGAGGTGCCCCTCATCCAGGTGGATGGCGCCCTGGCGACGGCCCCGCCGATCCGGGCTAAAATCCTGGAACGAGCCGGACGGAAGGCGGTCCAGCGCATGGATGAATGGGTGTCCATGCTCAACGCGCATCGGCAGGACGACGCGTGGGCCGGACTCAACGCGGTAGTCGAATTTTTTGGGCGCCATATCGTGCAGACCCCGGATGCAGGAGAAAACGGAGCCAACGATTACTGGCAGTCGCCCCTGGAAACGCTCGTGCGCGGACGTGGGGATTGCGACGACTTTGCCATGGCGCATTACATCACGCTGCGGCTCCTGGGCACGCCGGCGAACCGGTTGCGCATCGCCGTGGTGGACCATCCCACCTACGGGTTGCACGGCGTCGTTTTCTATTATGCGCCCGGCGACTCGGATCCGTGGGTGCTCGATAACCTCGACTCCGACCGCCTGGGTGGCGGCCTCGGGCGCGTGCAGCGGCTGAGCGTGCGGATGCGCGCGGACAACATCCAGCCGCTGTGGGGGATGAATGAGGATCGCGTGTCCGAGTTTGGGGAGAATCTCCACGAGGTCGTGTCGGATCAGGCCCCGCGCACGCTCGTGCCGGCCTTCGCCAGGGCGATGGCGAACGCCCGGAGTTTGCTGCTCGACGAAGAGGCGCCCTTCGAGCAGCCTGTCGCGACCCTGTTCGAATGA
- a CDS encoding nucleoside hydrolase translates to MSARSSRLALPLLAAALIVSACAPPAPEAPPPPAPPERIRLIVDSDANNELDDQFALTYALHNQDVFDLEGITVNHTRGGGNIQLQYDEAERIIALSARTDVPLYMGAAGSYTEIVPTLGSPDFDGHAAVDFIIERAHADDPRPLVLAPIGKLTNIALALEKDPSIASKIKIHWLGSHWPMPGEYNLDNDTTSVNPVIASGAPFDMALVRFGYYSGTGAVKLGLKEVQETMPGLGPRIAQPITGRHGGEFYTFGDYAVSLYTEMGEDYRALYDLAALAVLKNPDWAERVVIDAPRLSGEAWVEVSPPRRQIAIWENFNTSLILKDLYATLEAASR, encoded by the coding sequence ATGTCCGCCCGTTCGTCCCGTCTGGCCCTCCCGCTCCTCGCCGCCGCGCTCATCGTTTCCGCCTGCGCCCCGCCCGCTCCCGAAGCGCCACCGCCGCCGGCGCCGCCGGAGCGCATCCGCCTCATCGTCGACAGCGACGCCAACAACGAGCTCGACGACCAGTTCGCGCTGACCTACGCGCTCCACAATCAGGACGTCTTCGACCTGGAAGGCATCACGGTCAATCATACTCGGGGCGGTGGCAACATCCAGTTGCAATACGACGAGGCCGAGCGCATCATCGCCCTCTCCGCCCGCACCGACGTGCCGTTGTACATGGGTGCCGCCGGGTCCTACACCGAGATCGTCCCCACCCTCGGCAGCCCCGACTTCGACGGGCACGCGGCGGTCGACTTCATCATCGAGCGCGCCCATGCCGACGATCCCCGCCCTCTTGTGCTCGCCCCTATCGGCAAACTGACGAATATCGCGCTGGCGCTGGAGAAGGACCCGTCGATCGCCTCGAAGATCAAGATCCACTGGCTCGGTTCGCACTGGCCGATGCCTGGCGAATACAACCTCGATAACGACACGACCTCGGTCAATCCGGTTATCGCCTCCGGGGCACCGTTCGACATGGCGCTTGTCCGGTTCGGGTATTATTCCGGCACTGGCGCCGTCAAGCTCGGCCTCAAGGAAGTGCAGGAGACAATGCCCGGCCTCGGACCGCGGATTGCGCAACCGATCACGGGCCGGCACGGCGGCGAATTCTATACGTTCGGGGACTACGCCGTCAGCCTGTATACGGAGATGGGCGAGGATTACCGCGCGCTCTACGACCTGGCGGCGTTGGCCGTCCTGAAAAATCCCGACTGGGCGGAACGCGTCGTGATCGACGCGCCGCGGCTCTCGGGGGAAGCGTGGGTCGAGGTGTCGCCGCCCCGCCGGCAGATCGCTATCTGGGAAAACTTCAACACGTCGCTCATCCTCAAGGATCTGTACGCCACTCTCGAGGCGGCTAGCCGCTGA
- a CDS encoding DUF4097 family beta strand repeat-containing protein: protein MKNEARTDDSRFAHIPPYKRVMLAVLGALVLMVLVNVAKSDGTIKSTAEHAVVHVISKIESHGPSPRIHVVQRQIMGTADEERMIDERFKAGSNAALSVRVGDADLELLDDDTDEIHVEVFLKGNDMERAREYFDRQKFEVLQESNTVIVRTAERNWNGNGWKSNGGAQIRVVVHAPHALDADIRTSDGDVTVGDFRGDLRLTTSDGDIATGSLEGAGITLRTSDGDIVSDVLDTDELSVTTSDGDIVIDRAAAGTINIRTSDGDIKLEDVDGEVSISTSDGDIHVGKLSGADATLRTSDGDIVVEQAMTARTRVTTSDGSIVLQDARGDIEARTSSGDLSVTLLEVDGDINLRTGDGDIMISAPTDLRATLSMRGESIRIASGFSFDGVLKKNEAEGQVNGGGNRFEAQASSGEIVLREN, encoded by the coding sequence ATGAAAAACGAAGCCAGAACGGACGACTCCCGGTTCGCGCACATCCCGCCCTACAAACGCGTCATGCTGGCCGTGCTGGGCGCGCTGGTGCTGATGGTGCTCGTCAACGTGGCGAAGAGCGACGGCACGATCAAATCCACGGCGGAGCACGCCGTCGTGCACGTTATTTCGAAGATCGAGTCGCATGGCCCCTCGCCCCGCATCCATGTCGTGCAACGCCAGATCATGGGCACGGCGGATGAGGAGCGCATGATCGATGAGCGGTTCAAAGCCGGCTCGAACGCCGCGCTCTCCGTCCGCGTCGGCGATGCCGACCTGGAACTGCTGGACGACGACACCGACGAGATCCACGTCGAGGTCTTCCTCAAGGGCAACGACATGGAGCGCGCCCGCGAATATTTCGATCGCCAGAAGTTCGAGGTGCTCCAGGAAAGCAACACCGTGATCGTTCGGACGGCTGAGCGCAACTGGAACGGAAACGGCTGGAAGAGCAACGGCGGCGCCCAGATCCGCGTGGTCGTGCATGCCCCGCACGCGCTCGATGCGGATATTCGGACTTCGGACGGGGACGTGACGGTGGGCGATTTTCGCGGTGATCTGCGGCTCACGACGTCGGACGGCGACATCGCCACCGGCTCGCTCGAAGGCGCCGGCATCACCCTGCGCACCTCCGACGGCGACATCGTATCGGACGTGCTCGACACGGACGAACTCAGCGTAACGACGTCGGATGGCGACATCGTCATCGATCGGGCGGCGGCCGGCACGATCAACATCCGCACCTCCGACGGCGACATCAAGCTGGAGGACGTCGACGGGGAGGTCTCGATCAGCACGAGCGACGGCGACATCCACGTCGGCAAGCTCTCCGGGGCCGACGCCACGCTGCGGACCTCCGACGGCGACATCGTCGTCGAGCAGGCGATGACCGCCCGTACCCGCGTCACGACCTCGGACGGCAGCATCGTGCTGCAAGACGCCCGGGGCGACATCGAGGCGCGTACCTCGAGCGGCGACCTCTCGGTGACGCTCCTGGAAGTCGACGGTGACATCAACCTGCGGACCGGGGACGGCGATATCATGATCAGCGCGCCCACCGACCTCCGCGCCACGCTTTCCATGCGCGGCGAAAGCATCCGGATCGCTTCCGGTTTCTCGTTCGACGGCGTCCTCAAGAAAAACGAGGCGGAGGGGCAGGTCAACGGCGGCGGCAACCGATTCGAAGCGCAGGCCTCCAGCGGCGAGATCGTCCTGCGAGAAAATTGA
- a CDS encoding sugar ABC transporter substrate-binding protein: MRITTPTVRSAGVLLALLLLLSSCQPSAAPDTPRVALIMKSLANEFFVTMADGARAHQAAHPDQYELIVNGIKNESDLSQQVAMVENMVSIGVDAIVIAPADSRALVPVLKRAADAGITVINIDNRLDEAVLADAGVSIPFVGPDNRKGAEQVGAFLAQRLQRGDQVAIVGGIPTAFNAQQREQGFRDAMSAAGVEIVSVQSGSWEQAPANTVASALLGEYPDLKALLCSNDNMALGAAVAVKQAGAEDRVHLVGFDNIEAVRQLIAEGRVLATADQHGDQLAVFGIEAALRSLAGEPVTGVQETPVDLITAETLK, encoded by the coding sequence ATGCGCATCACGACTCCAACCGTTCGATCCGCCGGCGTTTTGCTGGCGCTCCTCCTGCTGCTCTCCTCCTGCCAGCCGTCCGCCGCGCCCGATACGCCGCGCGTGGCGCTGATCATGAAGTCGCTGGCCAACGAGTTCTTCGTGACGATGGCCGACGGCGCGAGGGCCCATCAGGCCGCGCATCCCGACCAGTACGAACTGATCGTCAACGGCATCAAGAACGAGAGTGACCTGAGCCAGCAGGTCGCCATGGTCGAGAACATGGTCTCCATCGGCGTGGACGCCATCGTGATCGCGCCGGCGGACTCCAGGGCGCTCGTGCCCGTGTTGAAGCGCGCCGCGGACGCCGGCATCACCGTCATCAACATCGACAACCGGCTGGACGAGGCCGTGCTGGCGGACGCCGGCGTGTCCATCCCGTTTGTCGGACCGGACAACCGCAAGGGCGCCGAACAGGTGGGCGCGTTTCTGGCGCAGCGCCTGCAGCGCGGCGACCAGGTCGCGATCGTCGGCGGGATTCCGACGGCCTTCAACGCGCAGCAGCGCGAGCAGGGGTTTCGGGACGCGATGTCGGCGGCCGGCGTCGAGATCGTGAGCGTCCAGAGCGGCAGCTGGGAGCAGGCGCCGGCCAATACCGTGGCGTCGGCGCTGCTGGGCGAATATCCAGACCTCAAGGCGCTGCTCTGCAGCAACGACAACATGGCCCTGGGCGCGGCGGTGGCCGTGAAGCAGGCCGGCGCGGAAGATCGTGTGCATCTCGTGGGGTTTGACAACATCGAGGCCGTGCGGCAGCTCATCGCCGAGGGCCGTGTGCTGGCCACGGCGGACCAGCACGGCGACCAGCTGGCTGTGTTCGGGATCGAGGCGGCGCTACGGAGCCTGGCCGGCGAGCCGGTTACGGGCGTCCAGGAAACGCCGGTCGATCTGATCACGGCGGAGACGCTGAAGTGA